Proteins encoded in a region of the Sugiyamaella lignohabitans strain CBS 10342 chromosome B, complete sequence genome:
- the PAN6 gene encoding pantoate--beta-alanine ligase PAN6 (Pantothenate synthase; also known as pantoate-beta-alanine ligase, required for pantothenic acid biosynthesis, deletion causes pantothenic acid auxotrophy, homologous to E. coli panC; GO_component: GO:0005737 - cytoplasm [Evidence IEA,IEA]; GO_component: GO:0005737 - cytoplasm [Evidence IDA] [PMID 14562095]; GO_component: GO:0005634 - nucleus [Evidence IEA,IEA]; GO_component: GO:0005634 - nucleus [Evidence IDA] [PMID 14562095]; GO_function: GO:0005524 - ATP binding [Evidence IEA]; GO_function: GO:0016874 - ligase activity [Evidence IEA]; GO_function: GO:0000166 - nucleotide binding [Evidence IEA]; GO_function: GO:0004592 - pantoate-beta-alanine ligase activity [Evidence IEA,IEA]; GO_function: GO:0004592 - pantoate-beta-alanine ligase activity [Evidence IDA,ISS] [PMID 10417331]; GO_process: GO:0015940 - pantothenate biosynthetic process [Evidence IEA,IEA,IEA]; GO_process: GO:0015940 - pantothenate biosynthetic process [Evidence IMP] [PMID 11154694]) — MSMLCRQGARYFSTSSLRSVRLIKTVPELRAWRRKQIVENKTVGLVPTMGALHQGHLNLVSQSCQENDNCVVSVFVNPSQFAPHEDLNNYPRTLKSDIDKLEALENDMKSSEIIVFLPSVADMYPSGITLDVSQQRGAFVEVKGLSEQLEGFIRPQFFRGVATIVTKLLNIVVPERAYFGQKDVQQSIVVKRLVKDLLLPTEIKVAKTSREPNGLAMSSRNEYLTTESRERAKILFEALSAGEAAYKAGKTSRQEIIDEINRVLKSSDLLVEVEYIALSDKVSLEEVDKVENGLGAIISAAIRVPNKDGGKTRIIDNIILD; from the coding sequence atgAGCATGTTGTGCAGACAAGGGGCGAGATACTTTTCCACTTCGTCTCTCAGATCGGTACGGTTGATCAAAACGGTACCTGAGCTCAGAGCatggagaagaaaacagatCGTAGAAAATAAGACTGTGGGCCTAGTTCCCACCATGGGGGCTCTGCACCAGGGTCATTTGAATTTAGTTTCTCAGTCCTGccaagaaaatgataatTGCGTGGTATCAGTTTTTGTCAATCCCTCGCAATTCGCACCTCATGAAGATCTCAATAACTATCCCAGAACATTAAAGTCAGACATTGACAAACTAGAAGCTTTGGAGAATGATATGAAATCGTCAGAAATAAttgtttttcttccttcAGTAGCCGATATGTATCCATCTGGTATTACTTTAGACGTGTCCCAACAACGAGGGGCATTTGTTGAAGTCAAAGGACTGAGCGAACAGCTGGAGGGTTTTATTCGGCCTCAATTTTTCCGTGGTGTTGCAACAATTGTTACTAAGCTTTTAAATATAGTTGTCCCTGAAAGGGCATATTTCGGTCAAAAGGATGTACAACAATCTATAGTGGTGAAGAGGCTCGTTAAAGAccttctgctgccaacAGAAATTAAAGTGGCCAAAACTTCACGAGAGCCTAACGGCCTGGCAATGAGCTCTCGTAATGAATATTTGACAACAGAAAGTAGGGAAAGAGCCAAGATACTATTTGAAGCATTATCAGCTGGAGAGGCCGCATATAAAGCAGGCAAGACTTCTCGACAGGAAATCATAGATGAAATTAACAGGGTGCTTAAGTCGTCTGATCTTCTGGTTGAGGTTGAATATATTGCATTATCAGACAAAGTTAGTCTGGAAGAAGTGGATAAAGTCGAAAATGGACTTGGTGCTATTATTAGCGCAGCTATACGGGTGCCTAATAAGGATGGCGGGAAGACTAGAATTATAGACAACATCATTCTCGATTAA
- the NDC80 gene encoding Ndc80p (Component of the kinetochore-associated Ndc80 complex; conserved coiled-coil protein involved in chromosome segregation, spindle checkpoint activity, and kinetochore assembly and clustering; evolutionarily conserved; other members include Ndc80p, Nuf2p, Scp24p, and Spc25p; modified by sumoylation; GO_component: GO:0031262 - Ndc80 complex [Evidence IDA,IPI] [PMID 11179222]; GO_component: GO:0031262 - Ndc80 complex [Evidence IDA] [PMID 11266451]; GO_component: GO:0005694 - chromosome [Evidence IEA]; GO_component: GO:0000775 - chromosome, centromeric region [Evidence IEA]; GO_component: GO:0000777 - condensed chromosome kinetochore [Evidence IEA]; GO_component: GO:0000778 - condensed nuclear chromosome kinetochore [Evidence IMP,IPI] [PMID 11179222]; GO_component: GO:0000778 - condensed nuclear chromosome kinetochore [Evidence IDA] [PMID 11511347]; GO_component: GO:0000780 - condensed nuclear chromosome, centromeric region [Evidence IDA,IGI,IPI] [PMID 11266451]; GO_component: GO:0000776 - kinetochore [Evidence IEA]; GO_component: GO:0005634 - nucleus [Evidence IEA,IEA]; GO_function: GO:0005200 - structural constituent of cytoskeleton [Evidence IPI] [PMID 9585415]; GO_process: GO:0007049 - cell cycle [Evidence IEA]; GO_process: GO:0051301 - cell division [Evidence IEA]; GO_process: GO:0007059 - chromosome segregation [Evidence IGI,IMP] [PMID 11266451]; GO_process: GO:0007020 - microtubule nucleation [Evidence IPI] [PMID 9153752]; GO_process: GO:0007067 - mitotic nuclear division [Evidence IEA]; GO_process: GO:0034501 - protein localization to kinetochore [Evidence IMP] [PMID 19893618]) yields the protein MQQDFVQPSYSQGSYSTRRKSRIAYQQQPLASLDNHSLNIMATPASNNRLRKPSFRPSLAPGGITTSQQLFSGASSIAPPSALRGVGGAPPSAASRARQSIVPSRGLSGVFNNRNTLASSGQLDFTGGVPVSGAGGSNNGPGSGAAPGSVRKSMIPSAPPSSVRRQPPQSAVSRQSSFGIAGGGNSAFYSSGAPVLPPSSSLPPASRDPRPTRDRGYMATISQEIYEYLTQNGFAVEMKHPLTPKTLKAPTQKDFVMLFQWLYRRLDPGYRFTKAIDTEVYYLLRTIQYPYLESINKSQIAAVGGQNWPTFMAMLHWMVQLNITMENYDWETENAQSSDEGVLSQILDRYAAKSYRSKLDNEMDFSEYRVEVEQEITQFSESVQASIQEAEEEIELIRKRYQDLRKEADNFESLEKKGQALESDLVKFKDYIDAMETRKAKWTAIIDRLTLELENAGKELRVIQEEKASLQDQIAAQGLTPNDIDRMNAEREKLIKSLEQLESRQEEMTKQMNESELLTQNAFDEMETQLQKYHKDLYKVGIDDSGFQIPSTLFDTAFADENLGKRVDQVLQGIDLRNSIRPMLQRYRQEISERIHQSHDESIRLQEQLDRTSEGLNEKRDQVETLEAKLNANNITYNEIYETMNSEATTSNAKIEQLERDIHSMKSATQQELLQVEQKCHDIAIEHDKVKNAVLTSRAKMNNDLNQLITYIVSFKLYVQSGLEDYESMVTEEWNAQIQLENNLKSTAHGVLSPLDADSAL from the coding sequence ATGCAGCAAGACTTTGTACAACCGAGCTATTCACAGGGGTCTTATTCAACACGTCGTAAATCAAGGATAGcgtatcagcagcaaccgtTGGCAAGTTTGGACAATCATAGCTTAAATATAATGGCTACCCCAGCGTCTAATAACAGGCTCAGAAAACCGTCCTTTCGACCATCTCTTGCACCAGGTGGAATCACTACAAGCCAGCAGCTCTTTTCAGGAGCTTCGTCTATTGCTCCCCCTTCTGCATTACGAGGTGTAGGTGGTGCGCCACCCAGTGCCGCTAGTCGCGCAAGGCAGTCGATTGTGCCTTCAAGGGGTTTAAGTGGAGTTTTCAACAATCGAAATACACTAGCTTCCTCGGGTCAGTTAGATTTTACAGGTGGTGTACCTGTAAGCGGTGCCGGGGGTAGTAATAATGGCCCGGGTAGCGGAGCAGCCCCAGGTAGCGTAAGGAAAAGCATGATTCCAAGCGCCCCTCCCTCGAGTGTTCGTCGCCAACCCCCACAATCGGCAGTCTCCCGTCAATCATCTTTTGGGATCGCTGGTGGTGGGAATTCTGCCTTCTACTCGTCTGGAGCTCCAGTTCTACCGCCCAGCTCTAGTCTTCCGCCAGCCTCTAGAGACCCGAGACCAACGCGAGACAGAGGTTACATGGCAACAATATCCCAAGAGATTTACGAATATCTTACACAGAATGGTTTTGCAGTGGAAATGAAGCATCCTCTGACACCCAAAACACTTAAAGCACCTACTCAAAAAGACTTTGTTATGCTTTTTCAATGGCTCTATCGACGTTTGGATCCAGGATATAGATTCACGAAGGCCATTGACACGGAAGTGTACTATTTATTGAGAACCATACAATACCCATACTTAGAATCGATAAACAAATCTCaaattgctgctgttggtggtcAAAATTGGCCAACTTTTATGGCTATGCTCCACTGGATGGTTCAGCTAAATATCACTATGGAGAACTACGACTGGGAGACTGAGAATGCCCAAAGTTCCGACGAGGGAGTATTAAGTCAGATTTTGGACCGGTATGCTGCTAAGTCTTACCGCTCAAAGCTGGATAATGAGATGGATTTCTCTGAGTATCgggtggaggtggagcaGGAAATCACACAATTCTCTGAATCAGTCCAGGCCAGCATTCAGGAAGCAGAGGAGGAAATTGAGCTGATTCGTAAGCGATATCAAGATCTGCGTAAAGAAGCTGATAATTTTGAATctttggaaaaaaaaggacAAGCACTTGAGAGCGATCTTGTCAAGTTCAAAGATTATATTGATGCTATGGAAACACGTAAAGCTAAATGGACTGCTATAATTGACAGGTTGACCCTCGAACTTGAAAATGCAGGTAAGGAATTGCGAGTCatacaagaagaaaaagccTCGCTACAAGATCAAATCGCTGCTCAAGGTTTGACTCCCAATGATATAGACCGCATGAATGCTGAGCGAGAGAAGCTCATCAAATCACTGGAACAGTTAGAATCTAGACAAGAGGAAATGACTAAGCAAATGAATGAATCGGAACTTCTAACTCAAAATGCTTTTGATGAAATGGAAACGCAGCTTCAGAAATATCACAAGGATCTTTATAAAGTAGGCATTGATGATAGTGGCTTTCAGATTCCTTCTACCTTATTCGATACAGCATTTGCAGATGAGAACCTTGGTAAGCGGGTGGACCAGGTCCTACAGGGTATTGATCTACGCAACTCCATCCGGCCCATGCTTCAACGATATCGCCAAGAAATTAGCGAGCGTATTCACCAGTCTCACGATGAGTCCATTAGGTTGCAAGAACAGCTCGATCGTACGTCGGAAGGGCTCAATGAGAAACGTGATCAAGTAGAGACATTGGAGGCAAAATTAAATGCCAATAATATCACGTATAACGAGATATATGAAACGATGAATTCCGAAGCCACCACTTCGAATGCAAAAATTGAGCAATTGGAACGAGATATACACAGTATGAAGTCAGCCACTCAGCAGGAATTATTGCAAGTGGAGCAAAAATGCCATGATATAGCAATTGAGCATGacaaagtgaaaaatgctGTTTTGACTTCCCGAGCAAAAATGAACAACGATCTTAATCAGTTGATCACTTATATTGTTTCTTTCAAACTGTATGTACAATCAGGACTGGAAGATTATGAGAGTATGGTGACTGAGGAGTGGAATGCGCAGATTCAATTGGAAAATAATCTTAAAAGTACTGCTCATGGCGTTCTTTCTCCACTGGACGCTGATAGCGCCCTTTAA
- the MRPL20 gene encoding mitochondrial 54S ribosomal protein YmL20 (Mitochondrial ribosomal protein of the large subunit; GO_component: GO:0005762 - mitochondrial large ribosomal subunit [Evidence IPI] [PMID 12392552]; GO_component: GO:0005739 - mitochondrion [Evidence IEA,IEA]; GO_component: GO:0005739 - mitochondrion [Evidence IDA] [PMID 16823961]; GO_component: GO:0030529 - ribonucleoprotein complex [Evidence IEA]; GO_component: GO:0005840 - ribosome [Evidence IEA]; GO_function: GO:0003735 - structural constituent of ribosome [Evidence IPI] [PMID 12392552]; GO_process: GO:0032543 - mitochondrial translation [Evidence IC] [PMID 12392552]) translates to MLSKHRVTLGLSGNSFLRSIRNASSKHTNPGREAIPTRFPTLYNPKRSASNNKIQLPIGLVYNPAPAAPSPYETPAAFLPKEDKRTVVVNSEEFPVDKIPALKEPLEKKYNLTEKDLIEIHNLRTSDPNKWTRRALAEKFSCSEFMISVASKPNPEYKKEMDERLETIKESWSPRRARARNDRQRRKRLWIRDAQ, encoded by the coding sequence ATGCTTTCTAAACATAGAGTCACTCTTGGACTGAGTGGAAATTCGTTTCTTCGATCCATTAGAAATGCATCATCTAAGCACACAAATCCTGGTAGAGAGGCTATTCCAACTCGATTTCCCACCCTTTATAATCCAAAACGTTCAGCAtccaataataaaattcAACTCCCTATAGGGCTGGTGTATAACCCGGCGCCGGCAGCTCCCAGTCCCTATGAGACACCAGCTGCTTTTCTGCCAAAAGAGGACAAGCGAACTGTTGTGGTAAACAGTGAAGAATTCCCAGTAGACAAAATCCCGGCTCTCAAAGAGCCTCTGGAGAAAAAATACAATTTGACTGAAAAGGATCTTATTGAAATTCATAATCTCAGAACGTCAGATCCTAATAAATGGACTCGAAGAGCCCTGGCGGAAAAGTTCAGCTGTTCAGAGTTTATGATTTCAGTTgcatcaaaaccaaatcctgaatataaaaaagaaatggatGAGAGGCTAGAAACTATTAAAGAATCGTGGTCACCACGAAGAGCCAGAGCAAGAAATGACCGACAGCGGAGAAAGCGACTATGGATTCGGGATGCCCAGTAG
- the PRP16 gene encoding DEAH-box RNA helicase PRP16 (DEAH-box RNA helicase involved in second catalytic step of splicing and in exon ligation; exhibits ATP-dependent RNA unwinding activity; mediates the release of Yju2p and Cwc25p in the second step; in the absence of ATP, stabilizes the binding of Cwc25p to the spliceosome in the first catalytic step; GO_component: GO:0071007 - U2-type catalytic step 2 spliceosome [Evidence IDA] [PMID 1825134]; GO_component: GO:0005634 - nucleus [Evidence IEA,IEA]; GO_function: GO:0005524 - ATP binding [Evidence IEA,IEA]; GO_function: GO:0008026 - ATP-dependent helicase activity [Evidence IEA]; GO_function: GO:0008186 - RNA-dependent ATPase activity [Evidence IDA] [PMID 1825134]; GO_function: GO:0004386 - helicase activity [Evidence IEA,IEA]; GO_function: GO:0016787 - hydrolase activity [Evidence IEA]; GO_function: GO:0003676 - nucleic acid binding [Evidence IEA]; GO_function: GO:0000166 - nucleotide binding [Evidence IEA]; GO_function: GO:0000386 - second spliceosomal transesterification activity [Evidence IMP] [PMID 1825134]; GO_process: GO:0006200 - ATP catabolic process [Evidence IEA]; GO_process: GO:0000378 - RNA exon ligation [Evidence IDA] [PMID 23685439]; GO_process: GO:0008380 - RNA splicing [Evidence IEA]; GO_process: GO:0000350 - generation of catalytic spliceosome for second transesterification step [Evidence IMP] [PMID 16103217]; GO_process: GO:0000350 - generation of catalytic spliceosome for second transesterification step [Evidence IMP] [PMID 1825134]; GO_process: GO:0006397 - mRNA processing [Evidence IEA]), whose amino-acid sequence MVDDPEYISQLARQIALQLNRDRPNEAIAAQVLRLADNQNGIDAFIRSCMIFGRFDKEFLIGVYKERKCENNNANHSIGTDGPIEVKLEVQSASPLDDNLDRFEPTNKIEVKDEPKEEPEFTQVEQNFKLTQRSPNQRRPKLESISRHDHDQEDIYLGPQLVVKRGISETARQKLDDIRKKRAISYSESENFDNPTSTRNSKATRTHDTKKRFITSNNSGDLSGRFLVRGKSSFSDSQTSSHSPSPSHSPGYDEESLAALDRDWYNADEFGQTAGDDDQFLGGVSEANAVLEAKVQKRISMQTRQRHKDMDMWEQNRMRTSGVAGSNVVDFDFDNEEEKRVHLFVRSLKPPFLDGHQIFTTQKDPISAVRDPQSDLAVFARKGSAIVRERRQQRERQQQAKQAASLAGTTLGNVMGIKTGEDEDAASSTNQSNKFSDFLSSNSNQASKFSREKSLKEQRQFLPAFAVREQLLKVIRDNQVIVVIGETGSGKTTQLTQFLLEDGYGSRGLIGCTQPRRVAAMSVARRVSEEMEVKLGDEVGYAIRFEDCTSSKTKIKYMTDGVLLRESLVDSVLSKYSCVIMDEAHERSLNTDILMGLFKKILLKRRDIKLIITSATLNADRFSQFYGGAPQFTIPGRTFPVDVFHSKAPIEDYVDAAVKQVLTIHLQSGLGDILVFMTGQEDIEATCEMLKERMLLLDKPAPLEILPIYSQMPADLQAKIFQPAPDGSRKVVIATNIAETSLTVDGISFVVDSGYSKLRVYNPKLGMDSLQITPISRANAGQRSGRAGRTGKGVAYRLYTERAEEEEMYPQTIPEIQRTNLANTLLLLKSLGVDNLLEFDFMDPPPMDTLTVSLYDLWALGALDNFGRLTHLGKKMSSLPIDPSLSKLIIESVEIGCTEEMLTIVSMLSTPSVFYRPKERQEESDAAREKFFVPESDHLTLLHVYTQWKSNRKSDAWCGKHFLYSKSLRRANEVRDQLVLILESQNISIRSCHGDWDVIRRCICSGYFHQAAKVKGLGEYVNLRTHVTMQLHPTSALYGLGYLPDYLVYHELILTSKQYMSTVTAVDPRWLAEVGGVFYSIKEKGYSAGNIETEMAFSKQKDLQVQIEKDTELYQSMRERKNTEKKKKQKKSVVVLPGKVTKSFRRGM is encoded by the coding sequence ATGGTAGACGACCCAGAGTATATCTCGCAATTGGCAAGGCAGATAGCTCTGCAATTGAATAGAGATAGACCAAATGAAGCAATAGCAGCTCAAGTGCTGAGACTGGCCGACAATCAAAATGGCATTGATGCGTTCATACGGTCTTGTATGATATTTGGGAGATTTGATAAGGAGTTTTTAATAGGTGTCTACAAGGAACGAAAGtgtgaaaataataatgcgAACCACAGTATTGGAACTGATGGACCCATTGAAGTGAAACTTGAAGTCCAATCAGCTTCGCCACTAGACGACAACCTTGACCGATTTGAACCAACCAATAAAATTGAAGTCAAAGATgaaccaaaagaagaaccagaattCACTCAAGTAGAACAGAATTTTAAATTAACCCAGAGATCTCCTAATCAAAGAAGACCAAAACTAGAATCAATCTCACGTCATGATCACGATCAagaagatatatatttagGCCCGCAGCTTGTGGTTAAGAGGGGTATATCAGAGACCGCGCGACAAAAACTAGACGACATCAGAAAAAAGAGAGCGATCTCTTATTCTGAGTCTGAAAACTTTGATAATCCTACAAGCACGCGGAATTCTAAAGCGACTAGAACCCATGATACGAAAAAGAGATTCATCACATCAAATAATAGTGGAGATCTGTCTGGTCGATTCTTAGTTAGAGGGAagtcttctttttctgacTCGCAGACATCTTCACATTCACCTTCACCTTCACACTCCCCTGGATATGATGAAGAGTCTTTAGCGGCTCTAGACCGCGACTGGTATAATGCTGACGAATTCGGACAAACTGCTGGCGATGATGACCAATTCCTCGGTGGGGTCTCAGAAGCAAATGCTGTCCTAGAGGCCAAGGttcaaaaaagaatatCTATGCAGACAAGACAAAGGCACAAAGACATGGACATGTGGGAACAGAACAGAATGAGAACATCTGGAGTAGCAGGCTCGAATGTTGtcgattttgattttgacaaTGAGGAGGAGAAAAGAGTACATTTGTTTGTGCGCTCTCTGAAGCCTCCTTTTCTTGATGGACATCAAATTTTTACTACACAGAAAGATCCAATCTCAGCTGTACGAGATCCCCAAAGTGACTTGGCTGTTTTTGCAAGAAAAGGATCTGCCATTGTAAGGGAGAGACGTCAGCAGAGAGAACGCCAGCAACAAGCTAAACAGGCTGCTAGTCTCGCTGGAACCACATTAGGTAATGTGATGGGTATAAAAACAGGCGAGGATGAGGATGCAGCTTCGAGTACCAATCAGTCAAACAAGTTTTCGGATTTTTTGTCATCGAACTCTAACCAGGCATCCAAGTTCAGTCGAGAAAAGTCCCTTAAAGAACAAAGACAATTCTTGCCTGCCTTTGCAGTTCGCGAACAGCTTTTAAAAGTTATTCGAGATAATCAGGTTATTGTAGTAATTGGCGAAACGGGATCTGGTAAGACTACTCAGTTAACCCAATTTTTACTTGAGGATGGCTATGGTAGCCGGGGCCTAATAGGTTGTACACAACCGAGAAGAGTTGCTGCTATGAGTGTTGCCAGGCGTGTTAGTGAGGAAATGGAAGTGAAATTAGGTGATGAGGTAGGATACGCTATCAGATTTGAGGACTGCACCAGTTCGAAAACTAAAATAAAGTATATGACAGATGGTGTGCTTCTGCGAGAATCGCTTGTCGACTCTGTTCTATCAAAGTATTCTTGTGTTATTATGGACGAGGCACATGAAAGGTCTCTCAATACTGATATACTAATGGGATTGTTCAAGAAGATCCTACTTAAAAGGAGAGACATCAAGCTTATCATAACATCGGCAACTCTGAATGCTGACAGGTTTTCGCAATTCTATGGTGGGGCACCTCAATTTACTATTCCCGGTAGAACGTTCCCGGTTGATGTTTTTCACTCAAAAGCTCCTATAGAAGATTATGTTGATGCCGCCGTTAAGCAAGTGCTGACAATACATTTGCAATCTGGGCTTGGGGATATTCTTGTGTTTATGACTGGCCaagaagatattgaagCAACTTGTGAGATGCTAAAAGAGCGCATGTTGTTGCTTGATAAACCAGCTCCACTCGAAATACTGCCTATTTATTCACAAATGCCAGCAGATTTGCAAGCCAAAATCTTTCAACCTGCTCCTGATGGTAGTCGAAAAGTCGTAATAGCTACTAATATTGCTGAGACTTCTCTAACAGTTGATGGTATATCCTTTGTGGTCGATAGTGGTTATTCAAAGTTACGGGTTTATAATCCAAAGCTAGGAATGGACTCTCTTCAGATTACACCTATATCACGCGCAAATGCTGGCCAACGATCGGGACGAGCTGGTAGAACGGGTAAAGGTGTTGCATATCGGCTATATACCGAACGCgctgaagaggaagaaatgTATCCTCAAACTATTCCAGAGATCCAAAGAACAAATCTGGCAAATACTCTACTACTTCTAAAATCATTAGGTGTTGATAATTTGTTGGAATTTGATTTCATGGACCCCCCTCCAATGGATACTTTAACAGTTAGTTTGTATGATTTGTGGGCCCTGGGGGCTCTTGACAATTTTGGTCGGTTGACGCATTTAGGGAAAAAAATGTCTTCTCTTCCAATAGACCCGTCACTTTCCAAACTTATTATAGAATCTGTCGAGATTGGATGTACCGAGGAAATGCTGACAATCGTGTCCATGCTATCCACGCCATCTGTCTTCTATCGACCAAAGGAGAGACAAGAAGAATCTGACGCTGCCAGGGAAAAGTTTTTTGTCCCAGAATCCGACCATCTGACATTACTACATGTCTATACTCAGTGGAAATCTAACAGGAAGTCCGATGCATGGTGTGGCAAACATTTTCTATATTCTAAATCCCTGAGAAGAGCCAATGAAGTTCGCGATCAGCTTGTTCTCATTCTTGAATCACAAAATATCTCAATCAGATCATGTCATGGTGATTGGGATGTTATCCGCAGATGTATATGCAGTGGCTATTTCCACCAAGCAGCCAAAGTAAAGGGTCTCGGCGAGTATGTCAATCTAAGAACTCACGTAACAATGCAACTTCACCCGACTTCTGCATTGTACGGCCTTGGCTATCTTCCCGATTATCTTGTATATCATGAGCTTATTCTGACATCAAAGCAATATATGTCGACAGTGACAGCAGTCGATCCTCGATGGTTAGCTGAAGTAGGAGGGGTTTTTTACAGCATTAAAGAAAAGGGTTACTCGGCGGGAAACATAGAAACGGAGATGGCATTTTCCAAGCAAAAAGACTTGCAAGTACAAATAGAAAAGGACACAGAGCTATACCAATCGATGAGAGAAAGGAAGAAtacagagaagaagaaaaagcaaaagaAATCAGTAGTTGTACTTCCTGGGAAGGTTACAAAGTCTTTCAGGAGAGGAATGTGA